A genomic window from Lotus japonicus ecotype B-129 chromosome 1, LjGifu_v1.2 includes:
- the LOC130729683 gene encoding uncharacterized protein At3g27210, whose amino-acid sequence MGSCSSVHRNQETNMKHLGLSFCSKTDKLVIPPTPIKEKPKNGNFLNSQSPPSRSTTIINGSKEEVFFESKVWLDSDCDDDFYSVNGEFTPSRGSTPVHHTFGNKTPSVQITPGTSAEPSPTEKKKKLLELFRESVREDPNDDVAGKTSSDEKKEAKPIINDILPKSAHSTPYISVGNSACSSERTLNGDDHASIREKSVKSAQWCLPSLTSCRSFSERRRKTSPAIAAANGNS is encoded by the exons ATGGGTTCATGTTCTTCCGTTCACAGAAACCAAGAAACCAACATGAAGCATCTGGGTCTTTCATTTTGTTCCAAAACTGACAAGCTTGTGATTCCTCCAACACCCATCAAAGAAAAACCCAAAAATGGAAACTTTCTCAACTCTCAGTCGCCACCTTCTCGGTCAACCACCATCATCAATG GTAGCAAAGAGGAAGTGTTTTTTGAGTCCAAGGTCTGGTTAGACTCGGATTGTGATGATGATTTCTATAGTGTCAATGGTG AGTTTACGCCATCTCGTGGCTCCACTCCAGTGCACCACACTTTTGGGAATAAAACCCCTTCTGTGCAGATAACACCTGGTACTTCAGCCGAACCATCTccaacagaaaagaaaaagaaattgttgGAACTTTTTCGAGAAAGCGTCAGAGAAGATCCAAATGATGATGTTGCTGGGAAAACTTCCAGCGATGAAAAGAAAGAAGCAAAACCAATCATAAATGACATTCTTCCTAAGTCTGCACACAGCACCCCTTATATCTCAGTTGGCAACTCTGCATGTAGCAGTGAAAGAACCTTGAATGGTGATGATCATGCATCTATCAGAGAGAAGTCAGTTAAGTCGGCGCAGTGGTGCCTTCCAAGCTTGACTTCATGTCGTAGCTTTAgtgagaggaggaggaagacaAGTCCTGCAATAGCAGCAGCTAATGGAAATTCTTGA
- the LOC130729684 gene encoding uncharacterized protein LOC130729684: MFIWLLWSCRMVFTLIVRHGGLFGTAPYLHYFGGGRIELLDQDEDIWSYFDTVAIVKGMGYKEFKLWWVTAEDAERHVFRDYKTDADALEFAKYASTLGQGLLFVENLSQEQPSVGNVPTIAMLPSVPTVSAQNNKVPAQNNKVSAQMNKVLPTKMKCVRRSSRIQAVVTRAKYLGKPSLVVLSDDDEMEVELPVNVNTSPDNNVPQVDVAPENISPENDNVPGTEQVPEVDVVVGPENISPDNNVPEVIDGDGENSDSDVSVQRERLQDSDEERDLGHEDVLDNTSFAEAEALLNEHIKQMLSSRSEEGMGLAFGDESDSEGGYESEDLESVPTDSEVEDVPRRRFPKFVKEKMGQDFKFSLGMDFSSLLQFKDALHDHFVTNGREFEYMKNDSIRCRVKCRSKGCPFVILCSKVGNKETFRIKTLVGEHNCARVFDNKSANVRWVKLKLLNKVSTMNKISTNEIVDDFRFNHGTGITRYRAWKGKQLAIQEVEGAIEMQYTLLWRFSNELRKRAAGNTCKINFESPRSTLFPRFSRFYMCLDGCKRGFLAGCRPFIGLDGCHLKTKHRGILLAAVARDANEQYFPLAFGVVESETKDSWMWFMELLMDDIDPERSRRWVFISDQQKGLMEVFKEDMLHGSEHRLCVRHLYANMKTKFGGGVLLRDLMMGAAKATYEAAWKEKMLLIKDANESAYQWLMEKPTSSWCRHAFSLYSRCDVVMNNLSEAFNAAIMLARDKPILTMMEWIRTYVMGRFPQMMEKLHKHHGQIMPRPLKRILHEVDHIKNWIPRVVGAQKYEVRHTITLERHVISLKDKSCTCRFWELNGFPCRHAASALTFNGNDPKQFVDDCYKREAYNATYENYVTPLPGPNQWIVTPHDPVCILPPMYKRSAGRPKKLRRRDPYENDPNPTKLQRGGATWKCSRCKQYGHNKRGCKNPVPEEQSEVVPEVDEAVPGETQATTAQDDGVQPSTAQDDGVQPTTAQKKPKNKGFKKCSRCKQYGHYKTRCKNIPELIVMPQPRSLPGIVIREPVNPNVTASLPLNSGKMKEKVVEDPRSVDENWHKIYAGTHGGATTSYVMTGNQGGASTSGSVLQVQMEIETSSTVERVATEIPEATRDQVIEDGETLPTQCSVVLDTAMGEST; the protein is encoded by the exons ATGTTTATTTGGCTTCTCTGGAGTTGCAGGATGGTGTTTACACTGATTGTTCGTCATGGTGGTTTGTTTGGGACCGCCCCTTACCTGCATTACTTTGGTGGTGGTCGAATTGAGCTTCTTGATCAAGATGAAGACATATGGTCCTACTTTGACACTGTAGCCATTGTGAAAGGGATGGGATACAAGGAGTTTAAGTTATGGTGGGTCACTGCTGAGGATGCTGAACGACATGTCTTCAGGGATTACAAAACTGATGCTGATGCTCTTGAATTTGCTAAATATGCGAGCACACTTGGTCAAGGTTTGTTGTTTGTAGAAAATCTATCACAAGAGCAACCTAGTGTTGGCAATGTTCCCACTATTGCCATGCTTCCCTCTGTTCCCACTGTTTCAGCACAAAACAACAAGGTACCAGCACAAAATAACAAGGTTTCAGCACAAATGAATAAGGTCCTACCAACAAAGATGAAATGTGTGAGAAGGTCCAGTCGTATACAAGCTGTGGTGACTAGAGCAAAATATTTGGGCAAGCCTTCCTTAGTGGTTCTCTCTGACGATGATGAGATGGAAGTTGAGCTGCCTGTGAATGTCAACACTAGTCCTGACAACAATGTTCCTCAGGTAGATGTTGCTCCTGAGAACATAAGTCCTGAAAATGACAATGTTCCTGGTACAGAGCAGGTCCCTGAGGTAGATGTTGTTGTTGGTCCTGAGAACATAAGCCCTGACAACAATGTTCCTGAAGTTATTGATGGAGATGGGGAAAATTCTGACAGTGATGTTTCTGTGCAAAGAGAAAGGCTTCAGGATAGTGATGAAGAAAGAGACTTAGGGCATGAAGATGTATTGGACAACACATCTTTTGCTGAGGCAGAGGCTCTTTTGAATGAGCATATCAAACAGATGCTTAGTAGTAGAAGTGAAGAAGGTATGGGTCTAGCTTTTGGGGATGAATCAGATTCTGAAGGAGGTTATGAGAGTGAGGATCTAGAGAGTGTGCCAACTGATTCTGAGGTGGAAGATGTTCCTAGAAGAAGGTTCCCTAAGTTTGTTAAGGAAAAAATGGGCCaagatttcaaattcagccttgGAATGGACTTTTCATCACTACTACAGTTCAAAGATGCTCTACATGATCACTTTGTTACTAATGGCAGAGAATTCGAATACATGAAAAATGATAGCATAAGGTGTAGGGTAAAGTGCAGAAGTAAGGGCTGTCCATTTGTCATCTTATGCAGCAAGGTTGGCAATAAAGAGACTTTCAGAATCAAAACTCTAGTTGGAGAGCACAATTGTGCAAGAGTGTTTGATAATAAGTCAGCTAATGTGAGGTGGGTGAAGCTCAAGCTGTTGAATAAAGTGAGTACAATGAATAAAATCAGCACAAATGAAATAGTAGATGACTTCAGATTTAACCATGGCACTGGTATAACCAGATACAGAGCATGGAAGGGTAAGCAGCTGGCAATTCAAGAGGTTGAGGGAGCCATTGAAATGCAGTATACCCTTCTATGGAGATTTAGCAATGAATTGCGGAAGAGGGCTGCAGGAAACAcatgtaaaattaattttgaatcacCAAGAAGCACTTTGTTTCCTAGATTCAGCAGATTTTACATGTGCTTGGATGGTTGTAAGAGAGGGTTTCTAGCTGGGTGTAGGCCATTCATTGGCTTGGATGGATGCCATCTGAAGACTAAACATAGAGGAATCTTGTTGGCTGCAGTTGCTAGAGATGCCAATGAGCAGTACTTCCCACTAGCCTTTGGTGTGGTTGAGTCTGAAACAAAAGATAGTTGGATGTGGTTTATGGAGCTATTGATGGATGACATTGACCCTGAAAGATCAAGAAGATGGGTCTTTATCTCAGATCAACaaaag GGTTTGATGGAGGTTTTCAAAGAAGATATGCTACATGGTAGTGAACATAGACTATGTGTGAGACATCTCTATGCAAATATGAAAACTAAATTTGGAGGTGGTGTGCTTTTAAGAGATCTGATGATGGGTGCTGCCAAGGCTACATATGAAGCTGCCTGGAAAGAAAAGATGCTTCTGATAAAGGATGCCAATGAAAGTGCTTATCAGTGGTTGATGGAGAAGCCAACTTCAAGCTGGTGCAGACATGCATTTAGCCTTTACTCAAGATGTGATGTGGTCATGAACAACCTCTCTGAGGCTTTCAATGCAGCAATTATGTTGGCTAGGGACAAGCCTATTTTAACTATGATGGAGTGGATTAGGACCTATGTAATGGGAAGGTTTCCACAGATGATGGAGAAGCTGCACAAGCATCATGGACAGATCATGCCTAGGCCATTGAAGAGGATATTACATGAGGTTGATCACATTAAGAATTGGATCCCTAGGGTTGTTGGTGCTCAAAAGTATGAGGTTCGACATACTATCACTTTGGAGAGACATGTAATAAGCTTGAAGGATAAGAGCTGTACCTGCAGATTCTGGGAACTTAATGGCTTTCCTTGTAGACATGCTGCATCTGCACTTACTTTCAATGGCAATGATCCTAAACAATTTGTAGATGATTGCTACAAGAGGGAAGCCTACAATGCAACATATGAAAATTATGTGACTCCATTACCTGGCCCTAACCAGTGGATTGTCACCCCTCATGATCCTGTGTGCATTCTACCACCCATGTATAAGAGAAGTGCAGGGAGGCCAAAGAAATTGCGGAGGAGAGACCCATATGAAAATGATCCTAACCCAACTAAATTACAGAGGGGGGGTGCAACTTGGAAGTGTAGTAGGTGCAAGCAATATGGGCACAACAAGAGAGGATGTAAGAACCCTGTTCCAGAAGAGCAATCTGAAGTTGTACCAGAAGTTGATGAAGCTGTACCAGGTGAAACACAAGCTACAACTGCACAAGATGATGGAGTACAACCTTCAACTGCACAAGATGATGGAGTTCAACCTACAACTGCTCAGAAGAAACCAAAG AACAAGGGATTTAAAAAATGCAGTAGATGCAAGCAGTATGGACATTATAAAACAAGATGCAAGAACATCCCAGAGTTAATTGTAATGCCTCAGCCCCGCTCTCTTCCTGGGATTGTTATAAGGGAGCCTGTCAATCCTAATGTCACTGCCTCACTCCCTCTTAATTCTGGAAAAATG AAAGAAAAGGTAGTGGAAGATCCAAGATCTGTGGATGAAAATTGGCATAAGATCTATGCAGGGACTCATGGAGGAGCTACTACTTCATATGTCATGACTGGGAATCAGGGAGGAGCATCCACTTCTGGTTCTGTCCTTCAAGTTCAGATGGAGATTGAGACTTCCAGTACTGTTGAGAGGGTTGCAACTGAGATTCCAGAAGCCACAAGAGACCAAGTTATTGAAGATGGAGAAACTTTACCAACACAGTGCAGTGTTGTCCTTGACACAGCAATGGGGGAATCAACTTGA
- the LOC130729687 gene encoding uncharacterized protein LOC130729687: MNSSSASSSRSRTMSASGKARCQCGLTLIIYTAGTRENPDRRFLRCRRWQFPDSCGFFFWIDEPLMGRNAAQGRHAQVESDAMSLNSEIGNGPVTSVHVLPDLNKKINKLKKKLEVERFQKKIACLFTVLAMMVAVWSLCIRKG, from the exons ATGAATTCTTCATCCGCTTCGTCCTCCCGTTCCAGGACAATGTCTGCAAGTGGAAAGGCCAGGTGTCAATGTGGTCTCACTCTCATCATCTACACAGCTGGTACTCGAGAAAACCCAGATAGGAGATTTTTGAGGTGCAGAAGATGGCAA TTTCCAGATTCTTGTGGTTTCTTTTTCTGGATTGATGAACCACTTATGGGAAGAAATGCAGCTCAGGGAAGGCATGCTCAAGTTGAAAGTGATGCAATGAGTTTAAATTCTGAGATTGGTAATGGTCCTGTCACCTCTGTGCATGTTCTTCCTGATTTGAATAAAAAGATTAACAAACTCAAGAAGAAGCTTGAAGTTGAGAGattccagaagaagattgcatGCTTGTTCACTGTCCTTGCAATGATGGTAGCAGTGTGGAGTTTATGTATTAGAAAGGGTTGA
- the LOC130729686 gene encoding putative F-box/FBD/LRR-repeat protein At4g13965 — translation MIGLAIYQMIFSVTFSRSFLLKMLLRQVLCPRDGDHSGFQFSISTLSNIDILDMGINVCYDHSLPLLMHPFSDEVFTNPSKLENLQFNCLAFGQDLPCSIFSITTLVVLKLKCVTFKDFSSVQLPSLKALHLDYFAFSKSQHFIDLLNGCPLLEILEVRSVAFDCVDDPSSGRNFTTLSKLVRADFCHTLTDFYLPVRIFYNVEFLRIEEFCDVDIPIFPNLIHLDLIFRRNLKWESVFDMLNHCPQLQIFVLHNLYRTPSMVWPNTHVIPECFSSQLRTCWLTELTGTKCEMTFAKFIMQNSTLLRTMKISSNRYLSHEKNLEMRKELNSCPRSSASCELLFPDGSNYIW, via the exons ATGATAGGATTAGCAATTTATCAGATGATCTTCTCCGTCACATTCTCTCGTTCCTTCCTACTGAAGATGCTTTTGCGACAAGTCTTGTGTCCAAGAGATGGAGACCACTCTGGCTTTCAGTTCTCAATCTCGACTTTGTCGAACATAGATATACTCGACATGGGAATAAACGTTTGCTACGACCATTCTCTTCCTTTATTGATGCATCCATTCTCAGACGAGGTATTCACCAACCCATCAAAACTTGAGAATCTCCAATTCAATTGTTTGGCCTTTGGGCAGGACTTACCCTGCTCCATTTTCAGCATCACAACCCTTGTTGTTCTCAAGTTAAAATGCGTGACTTTTAAGGATTTTTCATCTGTtcaacttccctcactcaaagcTCTGCATTTGGACTACTTTGCATTTTCAAAGTCTCAACATTTTATAGACCTTCTTAATGGGTGTCCATTGCTTGAAATTTTGGAAGTAAGAAGTGTAGCTTTTGATTGCGTTGATGACCCTTCATCTGGGAGAAACTTTACAACTTTATCAAAGTTGGTCCGAGCAGATTTTTGTCACACGTTGACAGATTTTTATTTGCCCGTGAGAATTTTTTACAACGTAGAGTTTCTGCGCATAGAGGAG TTCTGCGATGTAGACATTCCTATATTTCCCAATTTAATTCATCTGGATCTCATCTTTAGACGCAATCTTAAATGGGAATCGGTGTTTGATATGCTCAATCATTGCCCTCAACTTCAAATTTTTGTCCTTCACAACTTATATCGTACTCCTTCTATGGTTTGGCCAAATACACATGTTATTCCTGAATGCTTTTCTTCACAGCTCAGGACATGCTGGCTTACTGAGCTTACAGGCACAAAATGTGAGATGACATTTGCCAAGTTTATTATGCAAAATTCAACATTGTTACGTACCATGAAAATTTCCAGTAACCGTTACCTATCTCATGAGAAAAATCTTGAAATGAGAAAAGAATTGAACTCATGCCCAAGGAGCTCTGCATCATGTGAACTTTTGTTTCCAGATGGTTCGAATTATATTTGGTAG